Proteins from a single region of Ziziphus jujuba cultivar Dongzao chromosome 1, ASM3175591v1:
- the LOC132799193 gene encoding GDSL esterase/lipase 1-like, with product MAKSTFYSICLLIVFFTSFLITDAALFGPLKNHVALFIFGDSLFDAGNNNYINTTLKANYKPYGETFFHYPTGRFSDGRLIPDFIAEYAKLPLIPPYLQPGIDHQLTNGVNFASSGAGALVETRQGLVIDLQTQLGYFENVSRQLRKKLGDAEAESLLSRAIYLFTVGGNDYMFPFEINSAVLRSYSPEQFVGLVIGNITTIVKEIYKTGGRKFGFLNMLPLSCTPYAKASLGGGQCFERITPYVKLHNQELPKRLQKLKSEPKGFKYSLLPFYSFLEQRINHPSKYGFKEAKAACCGSGPFRGGKRGVEEYYLCQNASEYVFFDSIHLTERAYQQFAKPSWNGKPALSGSYNLKSLFESN from the exons ATGGCAAAATCAACCTTCTACAGTATTTGTCTCCTAATTGTTTTCTTTACAAGTTTTCTCATCACAGATGCTGCTCTCTTTGGGCCATTGAAGAATCATGTGGCTTTGTTCATCTTTGGGGATTCACTATTTGATGCTGGAAATAATAACTACATCAACACCACTTTGAAAGCTAATTACAAGCCTTATGGTGAAACCTTCTTTCACTATCCTACTGGCAGATTTTCGGATGGCCGACTAATTCCAGATTTCATTG CTGAGTACGCGAAGCTGCCACTAATTCCACCATATCTACAACCTGGAATCGATCATCAATTGACAAATGGGGTGAACTTTGCATCCTCAGGAGCTGGTGCTCTGGTTGAAACTCGCCAAGGATTA GTGATAGATCTTCAAACTCAACTTGGTTATTTCGAAAATGTTAGTAGGCAGTTGAGGAAGAAACTAGGGGATGCAGAGGCTGAATCTCTGTTATCCAGAGCt a ttTACTTGTTTACTGTCGGAGGCAATGACTACATGTTCCCTTTTGAGATCAACTCCGCTGTTCTTCGGTCCTACTCGCCAGAACAATTTGTGGGGTTGGTGATAGGCAACATAACAACAATAGTCAAA GAAATATATAAGACCGGAGGACGGaaatttgggtttttaaatatGTTGCCATTGAGCTGTACACCATATGCAAAAGCATCGCTTGGAGGGGGACAATGTTTTGAACGGATCACACCCTATGTAAAGCTTCACAACCAAGAACTTCCCAAGCGTCTTCAAAAGTTAAAAAGCGAACCGAAGGGATTCAAATATTCACTTTTACCATTTTACTCTTTTTTGGAACAACGGATAAATCACCCTTCTAAATATG GTTTCAAAGAAGCAAAAGCAGCATGTTGTGGCAGTGGACCGTTCAGAGGCGGAAAAAGAGGTGTGGAAGAGTATTATCTATGTCAGAATGCTAGTGAATATGTCTTCTTTGACTCTATTCATCTCACTGAAAGGGCTTACCAGCAATTTGCCAAACCATCGTGGAATGGAAAACCCGCTCTCTCTGGCTCCTACAACCTCAAATCTTTATTTGAatctaattaa
- the LOC132800340 gene encoding GDSL esterase/lipase 3-like, with the protein YTAERAKLPLIPPYLQPGIDHQLTYGVNFASAGAGALLETRQGLVIDLQTQLGYFKNVSRQLRKQLGDAGAESLLSRAVYLFSVGGNGYTLPFEINSTVPHSYSPEQFVGLVIGNITTVVKEIYENGGRKFGFVNLLPISCFPSAEALLGGGRCFEQITPYVKLHKKELPKLLQKLQSELKGFKYSLLPFYSFLDQRINHPSKYGFKEGKAACCGSGLYRGIRSCGGKKGVKEYYLCKNVSEYVFFDSSHPTERANQQFVNQSWNGKPTLSGSHNLKALFESY; encoded by the exons TATACAGCTGAGCGTGCGAAGTTGCCACTAATTCCACCATATCTACAGCCTGGAATCGATCATCAATTGACATATGGGGTGAACTTCGCATCAGCAGGAGCTGGTGCTCTGCTTGAAACTCGCCAAGGATTG GTGATAGACCTTCAAACTCAACTTGGttatttcaaaaatgttagcAGGCAATTGAGGAAGCAGCTTGGGGATGCAGGGGCTGAATCCTTGCTATCCAGAGCTGTTTACTTGTTTAGTGTTGGAGGCAATGGCTACACACTCCCTTTTGAGATCAACTCCACCGTTCCTCATTCCTACTCGCCAGAACAGTTTGTGGGGTTGGTGATAGGCAACATAACCACAGTAGTCAAA GAAATATACGAGAACGGAGGTAGGAAATTCGGGTTTGTAAATTTGTTGCCAATAAGCTGTTTTCCATCTGCAGAAGCATTGCTTGGAGGGGGACGATGCTTTGAACAAATTACACCCTATGTGAAGCTTCACAAGAAAGAACTTCCCAAGCTTCTTCAAAAGCTACAAAGCGAGTTAAAGGGATTCAAATATTCACTTTTACCATTTTATTCCTTTTTGGACCAACGAATAAATCACCCTTCTAAATATG GTTTCAAAGAAGGAAAAGCAGCATGTTGTGGCAGTGGACTATACAGAGGTATTAGAAGCTGCGGAGGAAAAAAGGGTGTGAAAGAGTACTATCTATGTAAGAATGTAAGTGAATATGTCTTCTTTGACTCTTCTCATCCCACTGAAAGGGCCAACCAGCAATTTGTCAATCAATCATGGAATGGAAAACCCACTCTCTCTGGCTCTCACAACCTCAAAGCCCTATTCgaatcttattaa